From Pyxicephalus adspersus chromosome 7, UCB_Pads_2.0, whole genome shotgun sequence, a single genomic window includes:
- the ACMSD gene encoding 2-amino-3-carboxymuconate-6-semialdehyde decarboxylase: MKIDIHSHILPREWPDLKQKYGYGGWIHMQHTSKDEAKMMKDGNVFRVVQSNCWNPEVRLKEMDQSGVTVQVLSTVPVMFSYWAKPQDTLDLSRFLNDDLAALVRRYPKRFVGLGTLPMQSPDLAVEEMHRCVKELGFPGVQIGSHINQWDLNSPELFPIYKAAEELNCSLFVHPWDMPMDGRMSKYWLPWLVGMPAETTTAICNMIMGGIFETFPKLKVCFAHGGGAFPFTIGRITHGFNVRPDLCAVDNKESPQKYLGSFYTDSLVHDPKALGLLIDVIGKEKVMLGTDYPFPLGEHNPGLLIESMENFDIKIKDKLLADNALSFLGLDRSKFE, translated from the exons gatGAGGCAAAAATGATGAAGGATGGAAATGTTTTCCGAGTGGTTCAATCCAACTGCTGGAATCCTGAAGTGAGATTAAAGGAGATGGATCAGTCAG GAGTGACAGTGCAGGTGCTCTCCACGGTGCCAGTAATGTTCAGCTATTGG GCCAAACCTCAGGACACCCTGGATCTGTCTCGGTTCCTAAATGATGACTTGGCGGCTTTGGTTCGGAGGTATCCAAAAAGATTTGTAGGGCTTGGGACTCTCCCTATGCAGAGTCCGGATCTAGCAGTTGAGGAGATGCACCGATGTGTGAAAGAACTGGGGTTTCCTGGGGTACAAATTGGATCCCATATCAACCAGTGGGACCTGAATTCACCTGAACTGTTTCCCATCTATAAA gCGGCTGAAGAATTAAACTGCTCTTTATTTGtgcacccctgggacatgcctATGGACGGAAGGATGTCAAAATACTGGCTTCCCTGGCTGGTGG gcatgCCAGCAGAAACAACCACTGCCATTTGCAATATGATTATGGGTGGAATATTTGAAACGTTTCCAAAGCTTAAAGTTTGCTTCGCTCACGGAG GTGGAGCCTTTCCCTTTACCATCGGCCGCATTACCCATGGTTTTAATGTGCGTCCTGATCTCTGTGCTGTTGACAATAAGGAGTCCCCTCAAAAATACCTTGGATCTTTCTATACAGACTCCTTAGTACATGACCCCAAAGCCCTAGGGCTTTTGATAGATGTGATTGGAAAG GAAAAAGTAATGTTGGGAACTGACTATCCTTTTCCTTTAGGAGAGCATAATCCGGGACTCCTTATTGAATCAATGGAAAATTTTgatattaaaattaaa gaCAAGCTCTTGGCTGACAATGCCTTGTCATTCCTGGGACTAGACAGATCAAAATTTGAATGA